From Syntrophales bacterium:
TGCTGTCCCGGCTAAGCGGATCCCGGCCCTGCCAGATGCAGAACGTCCACCGTTTTCTGTTCGGAATTTGGCTTTTCCTGCTCAATGTATTCGGCCTTCTTTGTGAAAAACCCCCTATCGGCAGTCTTTATAATGGCCCCTGCCTGATTGTCGCCAATCACCCCGGACTATTCGACGTCCTTTTCCTCATCCGCCGCATCCCGGTGCTGTCCATGATCGTCAAAAGCAGCCTGGCCGTTGATTTACCCCTCGGCAAGATTTTCAAACTGTCCGGCTACATCCCCGCCCCGAAGGCAGGCAATGTGAGCCCCGTCGCCACACTTCTGCAAGCCAGGGACATGATACAGACGGGCTATAAATTCCTGATTTTCCCGGAGGGCACCCGCTCGCCCCAAGGCGGGCTCCACCCCTTCAAGCATGGCCTGTTCAGGCTGGCCCGTATGGCAAACGTACCGATTCAGCCGATGCTCATCAGGAACGATCCGCCCTTCTTCACCCATGGGGACAAGTGGCGCTATCCGCCCTTTGCAACATCCGCTATCCAACTGGAATTCTGGGAGCCGCTGGCGCCTCCCGAATACGGTCAAGAACGGCAGTATGCCGAGAGGCTGGAGACGCGCTACCGGGAAGCCCTGGGATTGACGGTACATGAGGGGAGGCGAGCCAGCGATTGAAGAGATTTACAAAATTGAGGCGCTATTCCCTCCGCTGGCCCTTTGTGATCATCGTCGTCCTGGCCGTCATTGCCCTTGCCTGGAGCACGCAAAAACGCCTCTCGATTGAGACGAATATCATCAATGCCCTGCCCGGCAATGACCCGGTGATTGCCGACGCGCGTTTTGTCATCTCCCATCATCCCCTCCAGGACCGGATCGTCGTCGATCTCAGTTGCCGTCCCCACGATATGGGACTTTTGCTGGAAGGGGCCTCCCTGGTTGAAAAAAGGCTTCGGGAAAGCGGCCTCTTCCGACAAGTCGGTATGGATGAGGCATTCCAGCATTACCCGGAGCTGGCGACGGTCATTTCGCAGCATCTTCCGGTACTGTTCACGGCCAAAGAATTAGATGCAGGCGTCAAACCGCTCCTCGATTTTCAGCAGATGCAGTTACAGCTTCAGACTCAGGCCAATCTACTCCAAAACTTCGAGGGCATCGGCCAAACTGATCTAATCGCCCGAGATCCGCTGGCGTTACGCAACCTGGTACTGAGCCGCCTGGCCCCCCTTGCCCCCGGCAGGGGAATCAAAATTCAACGCGGACGTCTTGTTTCCGCTGACGGCCAGCATCTCCTGCTTATGGCCGAACCGGCGCCCCCTGCCCTTTCCTCTCCCTTTGCGCATCAGGCAGACGCGCTTTTCACTGCAATTTCCGCCTCTCTTGAAAAAACCTATGCGGCAAAAGGCGTCTCTTTTGCCGTAACACCCATGGGCGCCTACCGGGCCGCTCTGGACAATGAAACAGCCGCCAAGAGCGACACCCGGAGGGCCGTGCTTTTTTCCACGCTGGCCATTTGTCTTTTGCTCATCTTCGGCTTTCCCCGGCCGTTCATCGGCATGCTGGCATTATTGCCGGCCCTGGCGGGAACCATCGTGGCTCTTTTCGTTTATTCCCTTTTTGAGAAAAGCATCTCCATGCTGGCTATCGGCTTCGGCGGCGCCATCATTTCCTTTACCGTTGACTATGGCATTGCCTACCTCCTTTTCCTGGATCGTCCCTACGAAACGCACGGCCTGGAAGCATCCCGCGAGGTCTGGACCCTGGGCGCACTGGCCATGCTGACTACAGCAGTCAGCTTTGCCTTCCTGTTTTTGAGCGGATTCCCCGCTCTGACCCAGCTTGGCATCTTTGCCGCCCTGGGCGTTTTATTTACCTTTATTTTCGTTCATGCCGTATATCCCTTCGTTTTTCCCAAAATGCCTGCTGCCCGTCGCCAAAGTTTTGCCCCCTTACGGAAAGCGGTAAAGGCGTTAATGTCTGCAGGGCCGCAGGGAAAAGCCTGGGCGGCGATAGCCTTGTTTGTGGTAATGCTTTTCTTCGCCAAGCCCGTCTTTCATGTTGATCTCAACGCCATGAACTCCATTTCTCCGGAAACAGCCGCGGCGGAAGAGCAGATCAGAAATATCTGGGGCGACGTCCTGAACCGGATTTATATTGTAGTGGAAGGCAGAACATTTGCGGACATCAGGCAAAAAGGGGACAGGCTGGCAACCCAGATTGATGACGAAATGGCGAAGGGAGTGATCTCCACGGCTTTTCTGCCCCCCATGGTTTTTCCGGACAGGCAAAGGGCTGACCAGAATTTTGCCGCCTGGCGCTCCTTCTGGACGCCGGAGCGGATTACCGCACTGGAGAAAAATCTTGAGCTCGCCTCCCGCAAAGCCGGATTCGCCACCGGTGCTTTTGCGCCTTTCTCTGCGCAGATTAAGACGCAGGAGGCTGTTGCGTCGGATATTCCCCAGGCCCTGTATCCGCTTATGGGAATTGTGCGAGACAAGGAAGGAAAGGGCTGGCGAATGTTCGCCACTCTCACGGCGGGACAGCATTATCACGGCGAAACATTCTACAAGCGCTTGACGGCAGAAGGATCGGCAAAAATCTTTGATCCTGCATTCTTTGGAGAGCGCCTCGGCGTTATCATCATGAACGGATTCTTCAAGGTACTAATAATTATCGGCCTTTTGACCTTAGTCATCGTTTTTTTATACCTCCTGGATATTCCCTTGACCCTCATCGCTATAGCGCCTACGGTCTTTTCCCTGGTTTGTACCCTGGGCACCTTGAACCTCATAGGGGCGCCCCTCGGCATTCCGGTCATCATGATTGCCGCCGTCGTTATCGGCATGGGAACGGATTACGCCCTCTATCTGGTCGTTTCCTGGCAGCGCTACATGGACGATGACCACCCGTCCCTGGCGCTGATCCGAATATCCGTATTTCTGTCCTTTGCCACTACTTTTCTGGGTTTCGGCGTGTTGTCCCTGGCAACGCACGTCATGCTGAAGAGCATCGGCCTCACCCTGCTTTTGGGGGTCGGATATTCCTTTCTGGGAGCGGTCACCCTCGTCCCGCCGTTCGCCAAACGTATTTTCGCCACAGCGCCCTGGCCCCAAGGGACCGTCAAGGCAGGATCAAAGGAACATTTTCAACGCGTTTTAAAACGTTATCGCCACATGGAAGCCTATACCCGCATTTTCGCACGGTTTAAAATCCTCTTCGATCCCATGTTCCCCCGGTTGGCAGAATTTGTCGGAAAACCCCGGATAATCTTGGATATCGGTTGCGGTTTCGGCGTCCCCGCCGCTTGGCTCCTTGCCCTTTATCCGGCGGCGCGGGTCATCGGCATTGATCCTGACCGGCGCCGAGTCCACTTTGCCAACCACGTCATTGGCGATCGCGGCGTAATGCAAGTTGGTCACGCTCCGGCAATACCAGAAATACCCGAAAGGGCAGATACGGCACTTCTTCTCGACATGATTCACATGCTCTCCGATGGGGACCTGCAACTCACATTAGAGCGCATCCGCGATCGGATGCTCCCAAGTGGGGAAAGCGTCATGATCCTCCGCTGCATTGTTTCTTCAAAAAATAGTCCCTCCTTGGGACGTTGGCTGGAGGGCACCCGACTGCGTTTTAACGGTGGAGTCGTCCGTTTCCGATCGGCCAATGAGGTCGCTCACGCCTTGACACAAGCCGGGTTCCGGATCACCTTAACCGAACCGTCCTTTTTCAACAAAGAACTTAGCTGGTTCATCGCGGAACCGACGGATTCTAAATAACCCGGTATTCTAAATCAGTTGCCTCATAAATACTGCCTAACGAATGAGCCAATTGCAAAACTCCCAACGCTGTCATTCCCGCAACGATTCTGAGCGGGAATCCAGCTTTTAACTATCTGAAATCATGGATGCCCGACAAAAGCATTCGGGCATGACACGGAGTTTTGCAATTACCTCGAATTAATTCAGTTTCAATATTGCCATTATCAGTTCCAGAACCCAGAATGTGTATTGCTGTAATGTTGCGGGAAAATGTAGCCAAACAACTACAGGTTCAATGCTACACCATGTAGCCAATTGGAAACAAACAAAAAAATAAAAAACGTTCCATTTTACAAGTAACCAAAATGATTACTATATATAAGAAGTCCTGCCCCACTGAATATCTGGCACTCCTTTTGCTTAATTTAACGCCACAGGCAACAATCTGCTGCCACTATTCGAAGAACTTTAGAAAGCAGTTCCACCAGGAGGACGACCCCCAAAAGTGTCGGCTTGTCTGTATTTTTCAGATCATCAGGAGATCAGGTCATGGATGCATACATTAATGAACCGGAAATACGCAAGGAAGACATTTTAAAAATCGATGACGGTGATTTCAATCTGCAGAACGTCTGCATCGTAACCGGCGCCGGCAGCGGCATCGGAAGAGCAACCGCTGTCGCCGCTTCGGTGAACAACCTTATCACCGTCGGCCTTGACGTCGATGAGGCCGCAGGACAGAAGACCCAGGCGCTCGCCCGGCAGCTTGGCGGCCAGATGATCTTCGTCAAAACCGATCTGACCAAAGACAGCGACATAGTCCGCGCCGTTCAGGAAGCGGCGAAACTTGGGAATATCAGATACCTCGCGAACATCGCCGGCATCCAGCATATCGACTCGATCGAAAATTTCCCGATGGCGAAATACGACCTGATGCTGGCGATCATGCTGCGGGCCCCCTTCTATCTCTCCCAATTAGTCACCCCCTTTTTCCATAAAAACCCGGGCGGCAAAGGCGTCATCGGCAACATGAGCTCCGTGCACGGCCATATCTGCACCATCAACAAGCCGGTTTACAACATCACAAAATTCGGACTGCGGGCACTGGCGCAATCCATCGCCGCGGAGGGCGAGGGCCGTATCCGCGCCTTCACGGTCAGCACCGGCTATGTCAAGACACAGCTCGCCCTGAACCAGATCCAGGCACAGGCCGAACAGAGGCACATCACCGCTGAAGAAGTCGTTCGTGACGTGATGATGGGAAAATCGCGAGTAAAAGAGATGATGTCGCCCGTGGAGGTCGGGAACCTTTTCATTCTTGGCTTTTCCCGCTTTGCGTCTTATCTCAACGGCGGCGATCTGCTCTTTGACGGCGGAATGGTGCTGACGTACTGATGATTTTACGATCAGAAAACCGAAAACTGCGTTACTGAGAAAAGGAGGTACTGAGATGAATTTGAAAAGGGCTGTCGTTATTTGTTCAACAATTCTCGCGTTTCTGCTCGGTTTTAGTCTTATCGGCGCAACTGCCGCGGAGCCAATCAAACTGGGCGCCGTCTATCCTCTTGGCGATATCACGGGCGACCAGGGGGTCAAGGCGATGAAACTGGCGGTCAAGGAGATCAACGATGCGGGAGGACTTCTCGGACGTCCCGTCGAGCTGATCGTCATTGACGACGAGATGAAACCTGAAAAAGGTTCCGCTGCCATCGAGAAGCTGGCAACGGTGGACAAGGTGGATATTTTTGTCGGCGGCATGGCAAGCGGCGTGCTTCTGGCCCAGATCCCCATCATGAAAAAATATGAGAAGGTTACCGTCTGGACCGGCGCCGCCTACAACGGCTGCGAAAAGGCCCTCGGGCCCGACGCAAACTGGTTCTTCCATCTCCACCCCTGGGATTATCAGCAGGGAGAGAGTTATGTGGAAGGCTGGGCAGCCGTAACCAAGAAGTACCCGCAGGTGAAAACGACCCGGCAGTTCTGGGCCTATGAGGAAGGCGCCTTCGGTACGGGTTCCTTCAAGGCCAGCAAGACGCTGTACAAAAATGCGGCGATCGAAGGGGAATCATTCAAGAGCGCGGCTGTCGGTGGGGGTGACTACCGGGCCGTCCTGAGACACGCCAAGGAGTTCAACCCGGATCTCTTCATCTGGGTAGGGTATGCCGCCGATGCGTTGCCGATTATGGAACAATCAAAAGAAATAGACTTCAATCCTCCCGTCTTTCTTGGTTCTCCTCCGGGCTGGCCCGCGGATTTCGGCAAATCCCCGCTTGCGGACGGGGTAACGCTTTACGGCATGTGGGCGCCTTCCATCAAGGAGGTAAGTCCTGTCAGCAAACATTTTTGGGATGCCTACATCAAAATGTATCGCGAGGAGCCGGCTACCTACTTCGCCCCCCTGGCCTACACAAATGTGATGTTTGTCGCGGCGGGAATCAAAAAAGCCGGGACATTGGACAAGGCAGCCCTGATCAAGGCGCTGGAGGAAACAAAATATGTCTCCCCGCTTGGCGAAACCCTGACCATAAAACCCAGCAACATCATCAAACATCAGGGATTCACGAAGCAGAAGATACTTCAATGGCAGAATGGGGTTCAACAGGTTATCTGGCCCTTTGAGTTCTCAAAAGCCAAGATAGTTTCTCCGTTCCCGAGTTGGAAAAAAAGATGAAGGAATTGTTCAAACAGAGAATCTGGCAATGGCTCCTGGCAAGCCTGATCCTGGCGGTCGCGC
This genomic window contains:
- a CDS encoding 1-acyl-sn-glycerol-3-phosphate acyltransferase, encoding MWVTFVRRIKGAVMLALFGLFFVGILLELVFVFPVLWLLSRLSGSRPCQMQNVHRFLFGIWLFLLNVFGLLCEKPPIGSLYNGPCLIVANHPGLFDVLFLIRRIPVLSMIVKSSLAVDLPLGKIFKLSGYIPAPKAGNVSPVATLLQARDMIQTGYKFLIFPEGTRSPQGGLHPFKHGLFRLARMANVPIQPMLIRNDPPFFTHGDKWRYPPFATSAIQLEFWEPLAPPEYGQERQYAERLETRYREALGLTVHEGRRASD
- a CDS encoding methyltransferase domain-containing protein yields the protein MKRFTKLRRYSLRWPFVIIVVLAVIALAWSTQKRLSIETNIINALPGNDPVIADARFVISHHPLQDRIVVDLSCRPHDMGLLLEGASLVEKRLRESGLFRQVGMDEAFQHYPELATVISQHLPVLFTAKELDAGVKPLLDFQQMQLQLQTQANLLQNFEGIGQTDLIARDPLALRNLVLSRLAPLAPGRGIKIQRGRLVSADGQHLLLMAEPAPPALSSPFAHQADALFTAISASLEKTYAAKGVSFAVTPMGAYRAALDNETAAKSDTRRAVLFSTLAICLLLIFGFPRPFIGMLALLPALAGTIVALFVYSLFEKSISMLAIGFGGAIISFTVDYGIAYLLFLDRPYETHGLEASREVWTLGALAMLTTAVSFAFLFLSGFPALTQLGIFAALGVLFTFIFVHAVYPFVFPKMPAARRQSFAPLRKAVKALMSAGPQGKAWAAIALFVVMLFFAKPVFHVDLNAMNSISPETAAAEEQIRNIWGDVLNRIYIVVEGRTFADIRQKGDRLATQIDDEMAKGVISTAFLPPMVFPDRQRADQNFAAWRSFWTPERITALEKNLELASRKAGFATGAFAPFSAQIKTQEAVASDIPQALYPLMGIVRDKEGKGWRMFATLTAGQHYHGETFYKRLTAEGSAKIFDPAFFGERLGVIIMNGFFKVLIIIGLLTLVIVFLYLLDIPLTLIAIAPTVFSLVCTLGTLNLIGAPLGIPVIMIAAVVIGMGTDYALYLVVSWQRYMDDDHPSLALIRISVFLSFATTFLGFGVLSLATHVMLKSIGLTLLLGVGYSFLGAVTLVPPFAKRIFATAPWPQGTVKAGSKEHFQRVLKRYRHMEAYTRIFARFKILFDPMFPRLAEFVGKPRIILDIGCGFGVPAAWLLALYPAARVIGIDPDRRRVHFANHVIGDRGVMQVGHAPAIPEIPERADTALLLDMIHMLSDGDLQLTLERIRDRMLPSGESVMILRCIVSSKNSPSLGRWLEGTRLRFNGGVVRFRSANEVAHALTQAGFRITLTEPSFFNKELSWFIAEPTDSK
- a CDS encoding SDR family oxidoreductase — translated: MDAYINEPEIRKEDILKIDDGDFNLQNVCIVTGAGSGIGRATAVAASVNNLITVGLDVDEAAGQKTQALARQLGGQMIFVKTDLTKDSDIVRAVQEAAKLGNIRYLANIAGIQHIDSIENFPMAKYDLMLAIMLRAPFYLSQLVTPFFHKNPGGKGVIGNMSSVHGHICTINKPVYNITKFGLRALAQSIAAEGEGRIRAFTVSTGYVKTQLALNQIQAQAEQRHITAEEVVRDVMMGKSRVKEMMSPVEVGNLFILGFSRFASYLNGGDLLFDGGMVLTY
- a CDS encoding ABC transporter substrate-binding protein, which gives rise to MNLKRAVVICSTILAFLLGFSLIGATAAEPIKLGAVYPLGDITGDQGVKAMKLAVKEINDAGGLLGRPVELIVIDDEMKPEKGSAAIEKLATVDKVDIFVGGMASGVLLAQIPIMKKYEKVTVWTGAAYNGCEKALGPDANWFFHLHPWDYQQGESYVEGWAAVTKKYPQVKTTRQFWAYEEGAFGTGSFKASKTLYKNAAIEGESFKSAAVGGGDYRAVLRHAKEFNPDLFIWVGYAADALPIMEQSKEIDFNPPVFLGSPPGWPADFGKSPLADGVTLYGMWAPSIKEVSPVSKHFWDAYIKMYREEPATYFAPLAYTNVMFVAAGIKKAGTLDKAALIKALEETKYVSPLGETLTIKPSNIIKHQGFTKQKILQWQNGVQQVIWPFEFSKAKIVSPFPSWKKR